From a region of the Salvelinus namaycush isolate Seneca chromosome 40, SaNama_1.0, whole genome shotgun sequence genome:
- the LOC120033678 gene encoding gastrula zinc finger protein XlCGF17.1-like: KIHLQIHTGEKPYSCSDCGVSFSRLDTLKTHQRIHTGDKPYYCPDCGESFSQMSSLKAHQQIHTGEKPYSCSDCGKSFSRSDTLKSHERIHTGEKPYYCSDCGKRFSRLDNFKSHERIHTGEKPYSCSDCGKCFKTSTELKVHQRTHTGERRYFCSDCGKCFKTSTELKLHQRTHTGEKPYFCSDCGKSFSRLDSLKTHERIHTGENPYSCSDCVKCFKTSTELKVHQRTHTGEKPYYCSVCGKCFKTSNELKVHQRTHTGEKPYVCSGCGKSFSHQSNLKTHQRVH; this comes from the coding sequence aaaatacacctacaaatacacacaggagagaagccttactcctgctctgactgtggggtgagtttctctcgactggataccttaaaaacacaccaacgtatacatacGGGAGACAAGCCTTACTACTGCCCTGACTGTGGggagagtttctctcaaatgagCAGCTTAAAAGCACACCAacaaatacatacaggagagaagccttactcctgctctgattgtgggaagagtttctcccgATCGGATACCttgaaatcacatgaacgtatacatacaggagagaagccttactactgctctgactgtggaaaacgtttcTCCCGATTGGATAACTttaaatcacatgaacgtatacatacaggagagaagccatactcctgctctgactgtggaaaatgcttcaaaacatcaactgagctaaaagtacatcagagaacacatacaggagagaggcgttacttctgctctgactgtggaaaatgttttaaaacatcaactgagctaaaacttcatcagagaacacatacaggagagaagccttacttctgctctgactgtgggaagagtttctcccgATTGGATtccttaaaaacacatgaacgtatacatacaggagaaaacccttactcctgctctgactgtgtaaaatgcttcaaaacatcaactgagctaaaagttcatcagagaacacacacaggagagaagccttattactgctctgtctgtggaaaatgttttaaaacctcaaatgagctaaaagttcatcagagaacacacacaggagagaagccttacgtctgctctggcTGTGGCAAGAGTTTCTCTCACCAGAgcaacttaaaaacacaccaacgtgtACATTAA